In the Pseudoliparis swirei isolate HS2019 ecotype Mariana Trench chromosome 19, NWPU_hadal_v1, whole genome shotgun sequence genome, one interval contains:
- the LOC130209949 gene encoding coagulation factor IX isoform X2 yields the protein MLLTWTLCSLLSCSALIECSVFLTRPVAARVLGPASRRRRANSFLLEEVLPGDLERECHEEACSQEEAAEIFQTREKTLEFWYQYINLNPCQTSPCLNGGLCSLDRGAFLCLCPPGYHGNTCALEVMECRHRNGGCMQYCRDLQGGATVQCGCADGFRLEEDGQSCSQTVAFPCGRRHRAWASYRGRSLLLNGSVSDANSSDSRAAALNLTEGAEPTSGPAGGNATALSRGGAGRIVGGVLEQPGGSPWQVLVCRSDGYGFCGGTLVSDRWVVSAAHCLEQTADHVIIGDYDKRRPDPGEQRVGVREVFVHPHFHRFTLDSDVALLHLQRPATRGPTALPACLPDPQLAAYLGRDNRGVVSGWGVTHYLGRTSSRFLRKVTLPVVSQQDCSASTEQVITDNMFCAGYLDAPLDACSGDSGGPFVVNYRGTWFLTGVVSWGEQCAQRGRYGVYVRLGNFLNWIRDTMERADLNATDS from the exons atgctgCTGACCTGGaccctctgctctctgctctcctgcTCTGCACTGATCGAATGTTCAG TGTTCCTGACCCGGCCGGTGGCGGCCCGGGTACTCGGCCCCGCCTCCAGGAGGCGGCGGGCCAACTCCTTCCTCCTGGAGGAGGTGCTCCCTGGAGACCTGGAGAGGGAGTGTCACGAGGAGGCGTGCTCGCAGGAGGAGGCCGCCGAGATCTTCCAGACCAGGGAGAAGACG CTGGAGTTCTGGTACCAATACATAA ATCTGAACCCCTGCCAGACCAGCCCCTGTCTCAATGGAGGGCTGTGCTCTCTGGACCGAGGGGCCTTCCTGTGTCTCTGTCCTCCGGGTTACCACGGCAACACCTGCGCCTTAG AGGTGATGGAGTGTCGCCATAGAAACGGCGGCTGTATGCAGTACTGCAGAGACCTGCAGGGCGGCGCTACAGTTCAGTGTGGCTGTGCTGATGGATTCAGACTGGAGGAGGACGGACAGAGCtgctcacagacag TGGCGTTCCCATGCGGCCGCCGCCACCGGGCCTGGGCTTCGTACCGCGGCCGCTCTCTGCTGCTCAACGGCTCCGTGTCGGACGCCAACAGCAGCGACAGCCGGGCGGCGGCCCTGAACCTcacggagggggcggagccgacCTCCGGACCCGCAGGGGGCAACGCCACGGCGCTGAGCAGGGGCGGGGCGGGGCGCATTGTGGGCGGAGTCCTGgagcagccaggagggagtCCCTGGCAG gtgctggtctgcaggtctgaTGGGTACGGGTTCTGTGGGGGGACCCTGGTCTCGGACCGGTGGGTGGTCTCTGCTGCTCACTGCCTGGAGCAGACGGCAGACCACGTGATCATAG GGGACTACGACAAGCGGCGCCCGGACCCCGGGGAGCAGCGGGTGGGGGTCCGGGAGGTCTTCGTCCATCCTCACTTCCACCGCTTCACGCTGGACAGCGACGTGGCCCTGCTGCACCTGCAGCGGCCCGCCACCAGGGGCCCCACCGCGCTGCCAGCCTGCCTGCCGGACCCCCAGCTCGCCGCCTACCTGGGCCGG GACAACCGGGGCGTGGTCTCGGGCTGGGGGGTCACGCACTACCTGGGGAGGACGTCCTCTCGCTTCCTCAGGAAGGTCACGCTGCCGGTGGTCAGCCAGCAGGACTGCAGCGCCTCCACGGAGCAG gtgATCACTGACAACATGTTCTGTGCCGGCTACCTGGACGCCCCGCTGGACGCCTGCAGCGGGGACAGCGGGGGCCCCTTCGTGGTGAACTACCGGGGGACCTGGTTCCTGACCGGGGTCGTGAGCTGGGGGGAGCAGTGCGCCCAGAGGGGGCGCTACGGGGTCTACGTCCGGCTGGGCAACTTCCTGAACTGGATCCGGGACACCATGGAGAGAGCGGACCTGAACGCCACCGACAGCTAG
- the LOC130209949 gene encoding coagulation factor IX isoform X1 gives MLLTWTLCSLLSCSALIECSVFLTRPVAARVLGPASRRRRANSFLLEEVLPGDLERECHEEACSQEEAAEIFQTREKTLEFWYQYINLNPCQTSPCLNGGLCSLDRGAFLCLCPPGYHGNTCALEVMECRHRNGGCMQYCRDLQGGATVQCGCADGFRLEEDGQSCSQTVAFPCGRRHRAWASYRGRSLLLNGSVSDANSSDSRAAALNLTEGAEPTSGPAGGNATALSRGGAGRIVGGVLEQPGGSPWQVLVCRSDGYGFCGGTLVSDRWVVSAAHCLEQTADHVIIGDYDKRRPDPGEQRVGVREVFVHPHFHRFTLDSDVALLHLQRPATRGPTALPACLPDPQLAAYLGRQDNRGVVSGWGVTHYLGRTSSRFLRKVTLPVVSQQDCSASTEQVITDNMFCAGYLDAPLDACSGDSGGPFVVNYRGTWFLTGVVSWGEQCAQRGRYGVYVRLGNFLNWIRDTMERADLNATDS, from the exons atgctgCTGACCTGGaccctctgctctctgctctcctgcTCTGCACTGATCGAATGTTCAG TGTTCCTGACCCGGCCGGTGGCGGCCCGGGTACTCGGCCCCGCCTCCAGGAGGCGGCGGGCCAACTCCTTCCTCCTGGAGGAGGTGCTCCCTGGAGACCTGGAGAGGGAGTGTCACGAGGAGGCGTGCTCGCAGGAGGAGGCCGCCGAGATCTTCCAGACCAGGGAGAAGACG CTGGAGTTCTGGTACCAATACATAA ATCTGAACCCCTGCCAGACCAGCCCCTGTCTCAATGGAGGGCTGTGCTCTCTGGACCGAGGGGCCTTCCTGTGTCTCTGTCCTCCGGGTTACCACGGCAACACCTGCGCCTTAG AGGTGATGGAGTGTCGCCATAGAAACGGCGGCTGTATGCAGTACTGCAGAGACCTGCAGGGCGGCGCTACAGTTCAGTGTGGCTGTGCTGATGGATTCAGACTGGAGGAGGACGGACAGAGCtgctcacagacag TGGCGTTCCCATGCGGCCGCCGCCACCGGGCCTGGGCTTCGTACCGCGGCCGCTCTCTGCTGCTCAACGGCTCCGTGTCGGACGCCAACAGCAGCGACAGCCGGGCGGCGGCCCTGAACCTcacggagggggcggagccgacCTCCGGACCCGCAGGGGGCAACGCCACGGCGCTGAGCAGGGGCGGGGCGGGGCGCATTGTGGGCGGAGTCCTGgagcagccaggagggagtCCCTGGCAG gtgctggtctgcaggtctgaTGGGTACGGGTTCTGTGGGGGGACCCTGGTCTCGGACCGGTGGGTGGTCTCTGCTGCTCACTGCCTGGAGCAGACGGCAGACCACGTGATCATAG GGGACTACGACAAGCGGCGCCCGGACCCCGGGGAGCAGCGGGTGGGGGTCCGGGAGGTCTTCGTCCATCCTCACTTCCACCGCTTCACGCTGGACAGCGACGTGGCCCTGCTGCACCTGCAGCGGCCCGCCACCAGGGGCCCCACCGCGCTGCCAGCCTGCCTGCCGGACCCCCAGCTCGCCGCCTACCTGGGCCGG CAGGACAACCGGGGCGTGGTCTCGGGCTGGGGGGTCACGCACTACCTGGGGAGGACGTCCTCTCGCTTCCTCAGGAAGGTCACGCTGCCGGTGGTCAGCCAGCAGGACTGCAGCGCCTCCACGGAGCAG gtgATCACTGACAACATGTTCTGTGCCGGCTACCTGGACGCCCCGCTGGACGCCTGCAGCGGGGACAGCGGGGGCCCCTTCGTGGTGAACTACCGGGGGACCTGGTTCCTGACCGGGGTCGTGAGCTGGGGGGAGCAGTGCGCCCAGAGGGGGCGCTACGGGGTCTACGTCCGGCTGGGCAACTTCCTGAACTGGATCCGGGACACCATGGAGAGAGCGGACCTGAACGCCACCGACAGCTAG
- the LOC130209335 gene encoding putative zinc carboxypeptidase, whose protein sequence is MPSNSLQRCLLGVEEEGKKSRRHVTRAASVTSTSVTSNQCNQCNQCNQCNQCNQCNQYNQCNQCNQCNQCNQCNQCNQCNQCNQYNQCNQYNQCNQYNQCNQYNQCNQCNQCTTSVVTTSVTSTTSATSVTSTTSTTSVTSVTQCNQCNQYSQCNQYNQCNRCNQYNQCNQYNQYNQCNQYNQCNQYNQYNQCNQYNQCNQCSQYNQCNQCNHCNQYNQCSQCNQCSQYNQYNQCNQYNQYNQCNQYNQCNQYNQYNQCNQCSQCNQCSQYNQYNQCNQCNQYNQCNQCSQYNQCNQCNQCSQYNQCNQCNQCNQYNQYNQCNQCNQYNQCNQCNQYNQCNQCNQCNQCNQYNQCNQYNQCNQYNQCNQYNQCNQCNQYNQCNQYNQCNQCNVCRCSWASSTLQTSVGPPAARWRRSSFTPTSSQRTTTTTSPC, encoded by the exons ATGCCGAGCAACAGCCTCCAACGGTGCCTTTTAGGAgttgaagaggag GGTAAAAAAAGTCGCCGCCATGTAACCCGTGCAGCCAGTGTAACCAGTACAAGTGTAACCAGTAACCAGTGTAACCAGTGTAACCAGTGTAACCAGTGCAACCAGTGTAACCAGTGTAACCAGTACAACCAGTGTAACCAGTGTAACCAGTGCAACCAGTGTAACCAGTGTAACCAGTGCAACCAGTGTAACCAGTGTAACCAGTACAATCAGTGTAACCAGTACAACCAGTGTAACCAGTACAACCAGTGTAACCAGTACAACCAGTGTAACCAGTGTAACCAGTGTACAACCAGTGTAGT TACAACCAGTGTAACCAGTACAACCAGTGCAACCAGTGTAACCAGTACAACCAGTACAACTAGTGTAACCAGTGTAACCCAGTGTAACCAGTGTAACCAGTACAGCCAGTGTAACCAGTACAACCAGTGTAACCGGTGTAACCAGTACAACCAGTGTAACCAGTACAACCAGTACAACCAGTGTAACCAGTACAACCAGTGTAACCAGTACAACCAGTACAACCAGTGTAACCAGTACAACCAGTGTAACCAGTGTAGCCAGTATAACCAGTGCAACCAGTGTAACCATTGTAACCAGTATAACCAGTGTAGCCAGTGTAACCAGTGTAGCCAGTATAACCAGTACAACCAGTGTAACCAGTACAACCAGTACAACCAGTGTAACCAGTACAACCAGTGTAACCAGTACAACCAGTACAACCAGTGTAACCAGTGTAGCCAGTGTAACCAGTGTAGCCAGTATAACCAGTACAACCAGTGTAACCAGTGTAACCAGTACAACCAGTGTAACCAGTGTAGCCAGTATAACCAGTGTAACCAGTGTAACCAGTGTAGCCAGTATAACCAGTGTAACCAGTGCAACCAGTGTAACCAGTACAACCAGTACAACCAGTGTAACCAGTGTAACCAGTACAACCAGTGTAACCAGTGTAACCAGTACAACCAGTGTAACCAGTGTAACCAGTGTAACCAGTGTAACCAGTACAACCAGTGTAACCAGTACAACCAGTGTAACCAGTACAACCAGTGTAACCAGTACAACCAGTGTAACCAGTGTAACCAGTACAACCAGTGTAACCAGTACAACCAGTGTAACCAGTGTAACGTGTGCAGGTGTTCCTGGGCCTCCTCCACGCTGCAGACCTCCGTGGGGCCTCCAGCCGCTCGGTGGAGAAGATCTTCCTTCACCCCGACTTCCAGTCAGAGAACTACGACAACGACATCGCCCTGCTGA